The sequence GAGGTAATATGAGAATATTTTTAATAATTTTATTCTAACCTCGTGTAATGTTATGAGTAAAATTCCAGATTGTTGAGGAAGTAGCTTCGGTAGACGATTTTCTTAGGCTATTGAAAAAGTCTGTGTTTCACACTGCTCGGCTAGTTGTGCTTTAGAGTTTTTAATATCCCACATTTTCAGCCTCTGATACAGTTTGGATGTTCATTAAACCACAGCAACAAACCTACCCAACAAAACTAGCCTCAGCAGTTATAGCCTGCATTGCCATGATATTGAGGTATCTTGTTTCCTTCCACCATACCTAACCACAATATCCTTTACTCAGAGTACATCGGATGCGGCAACTGATTTTGCTCCTGCTGTCGATGGCCATAGCCACAATAGTTTTGGCAGATTCCAACTGCCCCAAATACGACCGTAAGAGCTACCGTCACTGGGTTGATGAGGACCATGATTGCCAGAATGCTCGTCATGAGGTGTTGATTGAGGAATCCCTCTCGACGGTTGGGTTCAAGTCTTCAAAAGACTGCATAGTGGCCTCAGGAAGCTGGGACGATCCCTACTCAGGCAGAACCATTACAGATGCGACCAAGCTGGATATTGATCACATGGTGCCTCTCAAGGAGGCCCACCAGTCTGGTGCAGCCTTTTGGTCAAGGGAGCGCAAAAGAGCCTATGCCAATGATTTGGATGATCCAGACACGTTGATTGCTGTCGATCGTCGTCTGAACCGTCAGAAGGGAGCCAAGGACCCAGCAGAGTGGTTGCCACCCAATCCAGCCTACCAAGTAGAA comes from SAR324 cluster bacterium and encodes:
- a CDS encoding HNH endonuclease family protein, whose protein sequence is MRQLILLLLSMAIATIVLADSNCPKYDRKSYRHWVDEDHDCQNARHEVLIEESLSTVGFKSSKDCIVASGSWDDPYSGRTITDATKLDIDHMVPLKEAHQSGAAFWSRERKRAYANDLDDPDTLIAVDRRLNRQKGAKDPAEWLPPNPAYQVEYAKAWVAVKLKWGLTADRQELVALRKLLGNQVELPLEAPEMNCTAIGQSSQLTLPSA